Proteins from one Candidatus Desulfovibrio trichonymphae genomic window:
- the glyA gene encoding serine hydroxymethyltransferase — protein sequence MNEILLQDPEIARAIALESDRQVSKLELIASENFVSPATREAQGSVLTHKYAEGYPGKRYYGGCEYVDMAESLAVERAKKLFHCEYANVQPHSGSQANMAAYFACLTPGDTILGMNLSHGGHLTHGSRVNFSGRLFKVVFYGVRRETGRIDYDEMEALAEAHQPAAIMAGASAYPRRINFARFRAIADKVGAKLLADMAHIAGLVAAGLHESPIPYAHITTTTTHKTLRGPRGGMLLAGAETGKMIDSQIFPGIQGGPLMHVIAAKAVAFGEALRPAFAVYQRQVVKNAAALAQYLTEAGYELVSGGTDNHLMLMDLTRQNITGKDAEQTLDQAGITVNKNTVPFEMRSPFVTSGIRLGTAALTTRGMKEEAMRIVGGFIVDALAKRNSAADIAQLRKQVEEFARAFPLFVW from the coding sequence ATGAATGAAATTTTGCTTCAGGATCCTGAGATCGCCAGGGCGATAGCGCTTGAGTCTGATCGACAGGTGAGCAAACTTGAGCTGATCGCCTCTGAAAATTTTGTTTCGCCGGCCACGCGTGAAGCCCAGGGCAGCGTGCTGACGCACAAGTACGCCGAAGGTTACCCGGGAAAACGCTATTACGGCGGTTGCGAATATGTGGATATGGCTGAAAGTCTTGCCGTGGAGAGGGCCAAAAAGCTTTTTCATTGCGAATACGCGAACGTGCAGCCGCATTCCGGCTCGCAGGCCAATATGGCCGCCTATTTTGCTTGTCTGACGCCCGGAGATACTATTCTCGGCATGAATCTTTCGCACGGCGGCCATTTGACGCACGGCAGCCGGGTCAATTTTTCCGGTCGTCTTTTCAAGGTTGTTTTTTACGGCGTGCGGCGCGAGACAGGCCGCATTGACTACGACGAAATGGAAGCGCTTGCCGAAGCCCACCAACCCGCCGCTATCATGGCAGGCGCGAGCGCCTATCCGCGCCGTATCAATTTTGCCCGTTTCAGGGCCATTGCCGACAAAGTTGGGGCGAAACTGCTGGCGGATATGGCGCACATTGCTGGGCTGGTGGCTGCCGGCCTGCACGAAAGCCCAATTCCCTACGCGCACATCACCACCACCACCACGCACAAAACCTTGCGCGGGCCGCGCGGCGGTATGCTTCTCGCCGGCGCGGAGACCGGCAAAATGATCGACAGTCAGATTTTCCCCGGCATCCAGGGCGGGCCGCTCATGCACGTTATCGCGGCCAAGGCCGTGGCCTTCGGCGAAGCTCTGCGTCCGGCCTTCGCCGTTTATCAGCGGCAGGTCGTCAAAAATGCCGCCGCGCTGGCGCAATATCTGACTGAAGCCGGCTATGAGCTTGTTTCCGGAGGCACGGACAATCATCTGATGCTGATGGATTTGACTAGGCAGAACATTACCGGCAAAGACGCGGAACAAACCTTGGATCAGGCCGGCATTACCGTCAATAAAAACACAGTGCCCTTTGAAATGCGTTCGCCTTTTGTGACGTCGGGCATTCGCCTGGGCACGGCGGCGTTGACCACGCGCGGCATGAAGGAAGAAGCTATGCGCATTGTGGGCGGTTTTATCGTGGATGCGCTTGCAAAACGCAACAGCGCGGCGGATATTGCGCAACTGCGCAAACAGGTGGAGGAATTCGCCCGCGCGTTCCCCCTGTTCGTCTGGTAA
- the fabF gene encoding beta-ketoacyl-ACP synthase II: protein MTRPRVVITGVAGITPLANDIENTWKKLIAGESGIAPITLFDASAYNSRIAGEVKNFAPETFMPPKQVRRMDRFTQFAVASAKMLLEDAGFAVTQDNAFDTAVILGIGLGGLHTIETWHAKLLESGPGKVSPFMIPMLISNMGPGQVSIFTGAKGPNIVTTTACASGIHAVGTAYGEILLGRVTAAITGGVEATVTPLGVAGFTALKALSTRCNDEPGRASRPFDAARDGFVISEGAGLVLVESLEKARVRGAKIYAEVIGYGASGDAWHMTAPREDGEGMARAMQNALREAGLAPSAITHINAHATSTQLNDVTETKAIKLVFGEHAKKIKISATKSMTGHLLGAAGGIESVFTALALYEEILPGTINLEHPDPQCDLDYLPDGSQNIACEYAMCNSFGFGGTNASLIFKKWDV, encoded by the coding sequence ATGACCCGACCACGTGTCGTGATTACTGGTGTTGCTGGCATCACGCCCCTCGCCAACGATATTGAAAACACTTGGAAAAAACTGATTGCAGGCGAGTCCGGTATCGCGCCGATCACGCTGTTTGACGCCTCGGCCTATAATTCGCGTATTGCCGGCGAAGTCAAGAATTTCGCTCCGGAGACATTCATGCCGCCGAAGCAGGTTCGGCGCATGGATCGTTTTACACAGTTTGCCGTGGCGTCGGCAAAAATGCTTTTAGAGGACGCCGGCTTTGCCGTCACGCAGGATAACGCCTTTGACACAGCCGTGATATTGGGTATCGGTCTCGGCGGGCTGCACACCATTGAGACTTGGCATGCAAAACTGCTGGAGTCCGGGCCGGGTAAAGTTTCACCTTTTATGATACCCATGCTCATTTCCAATATGGGGCCGGGGCAGGTGTCCATTTTTACCGGCGCCAAGGGGCCGAACATCGTCACAACAACCGCCTGTGCTTCAGGCATTCACGCTGTGGGCACAGCCTATGGCGAAATTTTGCTCGGTCGCGTCACGGCCGCCATTACCGGCGGGGTGGAGGCTACCGTCACGCCGCTCGGCGTGGCCGGCTTTACGGCGTTGAAGGCGCTTTCCACCCGTTGCAACGACGAGCCGGGCAGAGCGTCGCGGCCGTTTGACGCCGCGCGGGATGGTTTTGTGATCAGCGAGGGCGCGGGACTGGTGCTTGTGGAATCGCTGGAAAAAGCGAGGGTGCGCGGCGCGAAAATTTACGCCGAAGTGATCGGTTACGGCGCATCCGGCGATGCCTGGCACATGACTGCCCCGCGCGAGGATGGCGAAGGCATGGCCAGAGCCATGCAGAACGCCTTGCGCGAAGCAGGCCTTGCGCCGTCGGCGATCACGCATATCAACGCGCACGCCACATCTACACAACTCAATGATGTGACGGAAACAAAGGCCATCAAGCTTGTTTTCGGAGAACACGCGAAAAAAATTAAAATATCGGCCACAAAATCTATGACCGGGCACCTTTTGGGTGCCGCGGGCGGCATTGAGTCCGTTTTTACGGCGCTTGCCCTGTATGAGGAAATCCTGCCGGGCACCATTAATCTGGAACACCCTGATCCGCAGTGCGATCTTGACTATCTGCCTGACGGCTCGCAGAATATTGCCTGTGAATACGCTATGTGTAATTCCTTCGGTTTTGGCGGCACCAATGCGAGTCTGATTTTCAAAAAATGGGACGTTTGA
- the acpP gene encoding acyl carrier protein has product MSEIEAKVVKIIVEQLGVSIDEVKPDASFVEDLGADSLDLTELIMAMEEEFDIEIGDDDAQKILKVQDAVSYIENKKQ; this is encoded by the coding sequence ATGTCGGAAATTGAAGCGAAAGTTGTTAAAATTATTGTGGAGCAGTTGGGCGTGAGCATTGACGAAGTCAAGCCGGATGCCTCCTTTGTCGAAGATCTCGGCGCGGACTCTCTGGATCTGACGGAACTGATCATGGCTATGGAAGAAGAATTCGACATTGAAATAGGCGATGACGACGCGCAGAAGATTCTTAAGGTGCAGGATGCCGTCAGCTATATAGAAAATAAGAAACAGTAG
- the fabG gene encoding 3-oxoacyl-[acyl-carrier-protein] reductase: MNAPYCTHPFDAATPTALVTGGSRGIGRAVAATLAGDGFQVLLTYVSRPEDAKNAADEIAAAGGRAAALALNVEESGAVTEFFAREVKDRVNLAVLVNNAGITKDGFLVRMKDEDFDRVIAVNLRGAFCCTREAAKLMSRNRKGRIINISSVVGQMGNAGQVNYASAKAALLGLTKSCAKELAARQITVNAVAPGFIETDMTASLSEEVRASYVAAVPLKRMGVAQDVADAVVFLASDKAAYITGQILAVNGGLYC; this comes from the coding sequence ATGAACGCGCCATATTGTACACATCCGTTTGACGCTGCGACGCCTACTGCGCTGGTGACCGGCGGTTCCCGCGGCATCGGCAGGGCTGTTGCCGCAACGCTTGCCGGTGACGGCTTTCAGGTTTTGCTGACCTATGTAAGCCGTCCGGAAGACGCCAAAAACGCGGCGGACGAAATCGCCGCGGCGGGCGGCCGGGCCGCGGCCTTGGCGTTGAATGTCGAAGAAAGCGGCGCTGTGACGGAGTTTTTTGCGCGAGAAGTGAAGGACAGGGTTAATCTGGCCGTGCTCGTCAACAACGCGGGCATAACAAAAGACGGCTTTCTGGTACGTATGAAGGACGAGGATTTCGATAGGGTTATCGCAGTCAATTTGCGCGGGGCCTTCTGCTGCACAAGGGAAGCGGCTAAACTTATGAGCAGAAACCGCAAAGGGCGCATTATCAACATTTCTTCTGTGGTGGGGCAGATGGGCAATGCCGGACAGGTCAACTATGCTTCGGCCAAAGCCGCCCTGCTGGGGCTTACCAAATCCTGCGCCAAAGAGCTGGCTGCCCGGCAGATAACCGTCAACGCCGTGGCGCCGGGCTTTATTGAGACAGACATGACAGCGTCTTTAAGCGAAGAAGTCCGGGCGAGCTATGTGGCGGCCGTGCCCTTGAAACGCATGGGGGTTGCGCAGGATGTGGCTGACGCTGTGGTTTTTCTGGCTTCAGACAAGGCCGCGTATATTACAGGGCAGATTCTCGCCGTGAACGGCGGCTTGTACTGCTGA
- a CDS encoding beta-ketoacyl-ACP synthase III gives MSATCRLSALQAYAPDTVLSNDDLTKLTDTSDEWIFSRTGIKERHKLADTQNASDLALIVARKTLHEAGLEVGALTHILAATCTQDMLSPSVACILAGALNAGPVMAFDISAACTGFLYGLSLTRSLLTENPDANILFVCVEALTRRINWTDRSTCVLFGDGAAACVCSGNAGKGSAVLEDVLCKSDGSLSGLISVGGGTACRYAKGDTVGDDFFLHMQGRETYRHAVRQMTNVCEELLARNGLAMAAVDLFVPHQANMRIIEAVGCRLNVAADRVFTNVEHYGNTSAASIPLALAQACSVGRIRPGGRVLVTAFGAGLTWGAALLRF, from the coding sequence ATGAGTGCAACCTGCCGTCTGAGCGCATTGCAGGCCTATGCGCCGGACACTGTGCTGTCCAATGACGATCTGACAAAACTGACGGACACAAGTGACGAATGGATTTTTTCGCGCACTGGCATAAAAGAACGTCACAAGCTGGCGGACACGCAAAACGCTTCGGACCTCGCTCTGATTGTTGCCCGCAAGACCCTGCACGAGGCCGGCCTTGAGGTCGGCGCCCTGACTCATATTCTTGCGGCTACCTGCACGCAGGATATGCTCTCGCCCTCAGTGGCCTGTATTCTGGCGGGCGCCCTGAATGCAGGGCCGGTCATGGCCTTTGACATCAGCGCGGCCTGCACCGGTTTTTTGTACGGACTGTCCCTGACGCGCAGCCTGCTGACGGAAAATCCAGACGCGAACATTCTTTTTGTCTGTGTGGAAGCCTTGACGCGACGAATCAACTGGACGGACAGGTCAACCTGCGTGCTGTTTGGCGACGGCGCGGCGGCCTGTGTGTGCTCCGGCAATGCGGGCAAAGGTTCGGCCGTTCTGGAAGACGTGCTTTGCAAAAGCGACGGCAGCCTCAGCGGGCTGATCTCCGTGGGCGGCGGCACAGCCTGCCGTTACGCCAAGGGCGACACTGTGGGCGATGACTTTTTTTTGCACATGCAGGGCCGCGAAACTTACCGACACGCTGTGCGCCAGATGACAAACGTGTGTGAGGAACTGCTCGCGCGCAACGGTCTTGCCATGGCTGCCGTGGACCTTTTTGTGCCGCATCAGGCCAATATGCGGATTATTGAAGCTGTCGGCTGCCGGCTGAATGTTGCGGCCGACCGCGTGTTCACCAATGTGGAGCACTACGGCAACACTTCTGCGGCCTCCATACCGCTTGCGCTTGCGCAGGCGTGCTCTGTGGGGCGCATCAGGCCCGGCGGCCGCGTGCTTGTGACGGCATTCGGGGCGGGCCTGACATGGGGAGCGGCATTACTGCGTTTTTAG
- the plsX gene encoding phosphate acyltransferase PlsX produces the protein MSGRPVIAVDVMGGDFGPSVVVPGAVDAARLHDAHVLLVGDTHKIEVELRKLNLADVQFDIVQADEVVHMNEKPSDVLRRKKNSSIQVGCRLVKEGTANAVVSAGHSGATVACGMFIMGRLPGVERPALATMLPTEKNPVVVLDVGANVDCRPYHLFQFGLMGDAFARDILGYAAPRVCILSIGEEEGKGNSQVKEAYELLKLAQNINFVGNAEGRDIFVGDIDVVICDGFVGNVVIKMSEGLAASLTRMVKRVFMSGVLPALGGMLARKAFRRFARTIDYTEYGGAPLLGLQGLAIVCHGRSDACAIRNAAKMAAAYVRKNANSRLAEIILANEELTRFSRAV, from the coding sequence ATGAGCGGACGTCCCGTCATAGCCGTGGACGTCATGGGGGGCGATTTCGGCCCTTCCGTGGTGGTGCCGGGCGCCGTAGATGCCGCCCGCCTGCACGACGCGCATGTTCTGCTTGTGGGCGATACCCACAAGATTGAGGTTGAACTGCGGAAGCTCAACCTTGCGGATGTGCAGTTTGATATTGTTCAGGCTGACGAGGTGGTGCACATGAACGAAAAGCCCTCAGACGTTCTGCGCCGTAAAAAAAATTCTTCTATTCAGGTGGGATGTCGCCTTGTCAAAGAGGGTACCGCTAATGCCGTCGTCAGCGCCGGACATTCCGGTGCCACTGTGGCCTGTGGTATGTTCATCATGGGTCGGCTTCCGGGGGTGGAGCGGCCGGCGCTCGCCACCATGCTGCCCACGGAAAAAAATCCCGTGGTCGTGCTGGACGTGGGTGCCAATGTGGACTGTCGCCCCTACCATCTTTTTCAGTTCGGTCTCATGGGCGACGCCTTTGCCCGCGATATCCTGGGTTACGCCGCGCCGCGCGTGTGTATTTTGAGCATCGGGGAAGAAGAAGGCAAGGGCAATTCCCAAGTCAAGGAAGCCTACGAACTGTTGAAGCTCGCGCAGAACATCAATTTTGTGGGCAATGCCGAAGGGCGTGATATTTTTGTCGGAGATATTGACGTGGTTATCTGCGACGGCTTTGTCGGTAATGTTGTCATAAAGATGAGCGAGGGTCTTGCCGCGTCACTGACCCGCATGGTAAAACGCGTTTTCATGTCAGGCGTTTTGCCCGCTCTGGGCGGGATGCTGGCGCGCAAGGCATTCAGGCGTTTTGCCCGCACGATAGATTATACGGAATACGGCGGCGCGCCGCTGCTTGGTTTACAGGGGCTCGCCATTGTCTGCCACGGCCGTTCAGACGCCTGCGCCATACGCAATGCCGCCAAAATGGCCGCCGCCTATGTGCGCAAGAACGCGAACAGCCGTCTTGCTGAAATCATTCTGGCCAATGAAGAGCTGACCCGTTTTTCCCGCGCCGTTTAA
- the rpmF gene encoding 50S ribosomal protein L32 has product MAVQQNKKSRSRKGMRRSHDHVPTPAVIFCLCGEPTLPHSVCPACGKYKGRKVIVANKAE; this is encoded by the coding sequence ATGGCCGTTCAACAGAATAAAAAATCTCGTTCCCGCAAGGGGATGCGCCGTTCCCACGATCATGTGCCCACGCCTGCCGTCATTTTTTGCCTCTGCGGCGAGCCGACCCTGCCCCACAGCGTCTGCCCCGCCTGCGGCAAATATAAAGGCCGCAAGGTAATTGTCGCGAACAAAGCCGAATAA
- a CDS encoding SEC-C metal-binding domain-containing protein has translation MPSRAVASDAHTCLSGKKFQRCCLQVEFSFLHSINFFRCVCPA, from the coding sequence ATCCCATCCCGCGCGGTTGCGTCTGACGCGCATACTTGTCTTTCCGGGAAGAAATTTCAGCGTTGTTGTCTTCAGGTTGAGTTTTCATTCCTCCATTCTATAAACTTTTTTAGATGCGTCTGCCCTGCATGA
- a CDS encoding sulfite exporter TauE/SafE family protein produces MFSFLAYPACGAVAGVLAGLLGVGGGIIIVPMLAAIFPTQGVPPQYIQQFALGTSLASIMITSVFSTRAHNARKAVHWNIFRNITPGILVGTFTGGLIATHAPTLFLKIFFICFLGFVSAQMISDYRPPAWRDMPGFIGTAGVGGVIGMISSFVGIGGGTLSVPFMSFCNVPLHHAVGTSAAIGFPIAVAGTLSYIVGGWGRPDMPTGTIGFVHLWALLGIASASFVTAPLGVKLSHALPTAKLKRGFAVFLIIITLQMLWGIL; encoded by the coding sequence ATGTTTTCTTTTCTTGCTTATCCCGCTTGCGGCGCAGTGGCCGGCGTACTGGCCGGGCTTCTGGGCGTGGGCGGCGGCATTATTATTGTGCCGATGCTCGCGGCCATTTTCCCCACACAGGGCGTGCCGCCGCAATATATCCAGCAATTTGCCCTGGGCACGTCGCTGGCCAGCATCATGATAACCTCCGTCTTCAGCACACGCGCCCACAATGCGCGCAAGGCCGTGCACTGGAACATTTTCCGCAACATCACGCCGGGCATACTGGTCGGCACATTCACAGGCGGCTTGATAGCCACCCACGCCCCAACACTTTTTCTCAAAATATTCTTTATCTGTTTTCTCGGCTTTGTCTCCGCCCAGATGATTTCTGACTACCGGCCGCCCGCCTGGCGCGACATGCCCGGTTTTATCGGCACAGCCGGCGTGGGCGGCGTTATCGGGATGATCTCCAGTTTTGTCGGCATTGGCGGAGGCACGCTTTCCGTGCCGTTCATGAGTTTCTGCAATGTGCCGCTGCACCATGCGGTGGGCACATCGGCGGCCATCGGCTTCCCCATTGCCGTAGCCGGCACGCTGAGCTACATTGTCGGCGGCTGGGGCAGACCTGACATGCCGACCGGGACCATCGGCTTTGTGCACCTTTGGGCGTTGCTGGGCATTGCGTCAGCGAGTTTTGTAACAGCGCCCTTGGGCGTCAAACTTTCCCACGCCCTGCCCACAGCAAAACTCAAACGCGGCTTTGCCGTTTTTCTAATTATTATAACCCTGCAAATGCTCTGGGGTATTCTGTAG
- a CDS encoding amidohydrolase family protein, translated as MPSSVLILRARTLLTLAGETAARGGNLFAPLKKIDNAALVVRDGHVEAAFSWPGSHTPAGARVRDLGSVCLAPACVNAHTHLNLSHLAGRTTWRRGFTPWLASLVPMLAEPISPPALEDACADIAGSGAVHVGDFSGTLSAGPAAADQACRACGLGVTHFCEWFGFKSPLIDTISPWPPYCRKALAENPAIAFRAAPCGHALYSTSPKALRAAKEHCARNNRIFAFHLAESPEETEMLTTGRGSLKDLYADRVLPETWRAPGLRPMAYAAALGLLGPGALAVHGTQLNTAEAAELATTGTALCLCPRSNNNLGMGPPPMRELLESGVLLCLGTDGLSTNSDLDVRKEAVYLRETMDVQPEALVRLLTVNGAAALGLAGAGQLTRNSPAAFCILPESLTY; from the coding sequence ATGCCATCGTCAGTGCTGATCCTGCGGGCTAGAACACTGTTGACGCTCGCCGGTGAAACGGCGGCGAGGGGCGGGAATCTTTTCGCGCCTTTGAAAAAAATCGACAATGCTGCACTTGTCGTGCGCGACGGTCATGTGGAAGCCGCCTTTTCCTGGCCGGGATCGCATACGCCCGCCGGAGCACGGGTGCGCGATCTTGGCTCCGTCTGCCTGGCTCCTGCCTGCGTCAACGCCCATACCCATCTGAACCTTTCACATCTGGCCGGGCGCACAACATGGCGCCGGGGCTTCACGCCCTGGCTGGCAAGCCTTGTTCCCATGCTCGCCGAACCCATTAGCCCCCCCGCGCTGGAAGATGCCTGTGCCGATATTGCCGGCTCAGGCGCCGTGCATGTGGGCGATTTTTCCGGAACGCTTTCCGCCGGGCCGGCGGCGGCGGATCAGGCATGCCGCGCGTGCGGTCTGGGCGTCACCCATTTTTGCGAATGGTTTGGCTTCAAATCGCCCTTGATTGATACAATCTCCCCCTGGCCGCCCTACTGCCGCAAAGCACTGGCCGAAAATCCGGCCATTGCCTTCCGCGCTGCCCCGTGCGGACACGCGCTCTATTCCACATCACCAAAGGCACTACGCGCCGCAAAAGAACACTGCGCCCGCAACAACCGCATTTTTGCCTTTCACCTTGCGGAATCGCCGGAAGAAACTGAAATGCTGACAACGGGCCGCGGTTCACTGAAAGATTTATACGCAGACCGCGTCCTGCCGGAAACGTGGCGCGCGCCGGGCCTGCGCCCCATGGCCTATGCCGCCGCTCTGGGACTTCTGGGGCCGGGTGCGCTTGCCGTGCACGGAACACAGCTGAACACCGCAGAAGCGGCGGAACTGGCAACCACAGGCACGGCGCTCTGCCTGTGCCCACGCTCCAACAACAACCTGGGCATGGGCCCGCCGCCGATGCGGGAACTGCTGGAAAGCGGAGTTCTGCTGTGCCTCGGCACGGACGGCCTGAGCACAAACAGCGATCTGGACGTACGCAAAGAAGCCGTGTACCTACGTGAAACGATGGACGTGCAGCCGGAAGCCCTTGTACGCCTTTTGACAGTCAACGGCGCGGCGGCGCTAGGCCTTGCCGGTGCCGGTCAATTAACACGCAACAGCCCTGCCGCGTTCTGCATTTTGCCGGAATCCCTGACATACTGA
- a CDS encoding respiratory nitrate reductase subunit gamma yields MTTLFYLLGYLAVAGFFSLVFIKIRSYLTASPLHVRWEIYPIPHEGAKTSYGGSFMEEKDWWSKARHVSHLGDIKALVTEVLCLHATFEYNLKLWFRTYPFHFGMYMLMGGTIIVLFSALAQVFGLSPDCTFMLFVNNVINAVVLVGCLCIIGGGIALISRRMNDEGLKKYTTPEHYFNLLVFMIFAVFGLLAWIAAPSFFELARTFIHNLITCNFAPQTSTAFALHMLIGFFLLVWIPMTNMGHLFMKYFTYHDIRWGDEPTTYNEKTKQIIPDTLQKYSVTWSAGHITNGGRAKTWLEVATTNPAAPKNEA; encoded by the coding sequence ATGACCACTCTTTTTTACCTTCTGGGCTATCTGGCGGTAGCTGGCTTCTTTAGCCTTGTCTTTATAAAAATCAGGTCTTACCTGACGGCCAGCCCACTGCACGTGCGCTGGGAAATCTACCCCATTCCCCACGAAGGCGCAAAAACTTCCTACGGCGGCAGCTTTATGGAAGAGAAGGACTGGTGGTCCAAAGCCCGCCATGTTTCGCACTTGGGCGACATCAAGGCACTGGTCACAGAGGTGCTTTGTCTGCACGCCACATTTGAATACAACCTTAAACTCTGGTTCCGCACCTACCCTTTCCATTTCGGCATGTACATGCTCATGGGCGGCACAATCATTGTACTGTTTTCAGCCCTTGCTCAAGTATTCGGCCTTTCCCCGGACTGCACCTTCATGCTTTTTGTCAACAATGTGATCAACGCCGTTGTTTTGGTGGGTTGTCTTTGCATTATCGGCGGCGGCATTGCTCTGATTTCGCGCCGTATGAACGATGAAGGCCTGAAAAAATACACCACGCCCGAACACTATTTCAATCTGCTGGTCTTTATGATTTTTGCCGTTTTCGGCCTGCTGGCCTGGATTGCCGCCCCCTCATTTTTTGAACTGGCGCGCACGTTCATCCACAATCTGATAACCTGCAATTTTGCGCCGCAAACCAGCACCGCCTTTGCTCTGCACATGCTGATTGGATTTTTCCTACTTGTCTGGATTCCCATGACGAACATGGGGCATCTGTTCATGAAATACTTCACCTATCATGATATCCGCTGGGGCGACGAACCCACGACATACAACGAAAAAACAAAACAAATTATCCCCGACACGCTCCAGAAATATTCCGTCACATGGTCGGCCGGCCATATTACAAACGGCGGGCGTGCAAAAACATGGCTTGAAGTTGCCACCACCAATCCCGCTGCCCCCAAAAACGAAGCCTAG
- a CDS encoding (Fe-S)-binding protein yields the protein MRENLQLTDISTAEGQMVDIDLKNIPDLTLNMAKMPWRPFTDEQKENTACILDEVCVLNIPKPKNRLEEQELVNKFLGGMRKLFTTENNWAFRPLLETSMDYCAQCNSCSAACHLYEMSGGHEMYRPNFRSEIFRRIYKQYVRKEPFAKWRYGDMGLNWKTVVRLGELAYRCNLCRRCGQTCPIGVDNGLLAREIRKIFSQELGIYPRELHEKGTMNQMKVGSSTGMTPDVVQENVEFIDEDYAEITGIGINTPFDVQGADIMLLHNAGEIMAWPENVAAFSLIFQEAGLSWTLSSKAIAYDGVNYGVFYDDAQTARIALQHMLAAKELGVKKIVIGECGHAHKALTVIADRLIPFEYQVPRESCYVTLRDIVMTGRIKLDPARNDFPVTLHDPCNIVRLMGIVEPQREIVRKIAPLFREMPCNGVNNYCCGGGSGFAIMTRNNIEAWRGNITGRKKMWQIGEAFKDCLGPETKKYICAPCSNCKGQIREILEHNNLYAKNSFAYGGLVELIVNAMVNANPSFIKWEGEEE from the coding sequence ATGAGAGAAAATCTGCAATTGACCGATATTTCCACCGCCGAAGGGCAGATGGTGGACATTGATTTGAAAAACATTCCTGATCTGACGTTGAACATGGCGAAAATGCCGTGGAGGCCTTTCACGGACGAACAAAAAGAAAACACCGCCTGTATTCTTGACGAAGTCTGTGTGCTGAACATCCCAAAACCAAAAAACCGTCTGGAAGAGCAAGAGCTCGTCAATAAATTCCTTGGCGGCATGCGCAAGCTCTTTACCACAGAAAACAACTGGGCTTTTCGTCCGCTGCTTGAAACCAGCATGGACTACTGCGCCCAATGCAACTCCTGTTCCGCCGCCTGTCATCTGTATGAAATGTCCGGCGGACATGAGATGTACCGCCCCAATTTCCGCTCGGAAATTTTTCGGCGCATCTATAAACAGTATGTCAGAAAAGAACCCTTCGCCAAATGGCGTTATGGCGATATGGGGCTCAACTGGAAAACAGTGGTCCGCCTTGGCGAGCTGGCATACCGATGTAATCTTTGCCGGCGTTGTGGGCAGACCTGCCCCATCGGCGTCGACAACGGCTTGCTGGCCCGGGAAATCCGCAAGATATTCAGCCAAGAGCTGGGCATCTACCCCCGCGAACTGCACGAAAAAGGCACCATGAACCAGATGAAGGTTGGCTCCTCCACCGGCATGACGCCTGATGTGGTGCAGGAGAACGTGGAATTTATTGACGAGGACTATGCGGAAATCACCGGCATCGGCATCAACACGCCCTTTGACGTGCAAGGCGCCGATATTATGCTGCTGCACAATGCAGGCGAAATCATGGCCTGGCCGGAAAACGTCGCCGCATTCTCGCTGATTTTCCAGGAGGCCGGCCTTTCCTGGACGCTCTCCAGCAAGGCCATCGCCTACGACGGCGTGAACTATGGCGTTTTTTACGACGACGCGCAGACGGCGCGCATTGCATTGCAGCATATGCTGGCGGCGAAGGAGCTGGGGGTCAAAAAAATCGTCATCGGCGAATGCGGCCACGCCCACAAGGCCCTGACCGTCATCGCCGACCGCCTTATCCCCTTTGAATATCAGGTGCCGCGCGAGAGCTGCTATGTGACCCTGCGCGACATTGTCATGACCGGGCGCATCAAGCTTGATCCGGCGCGCAACGACTTCCCCGTGACGCTGCATGACCCCTGTAACATCGTCCGCCTGATGGGCATTGTCGAGCCGCAACGCGAAATCGTGCGGAAAATTGCGCCCCTGTTCCGCGAAATGCCCTGTAACGGCGTTAATAACTACTGCTGCGGCGGCGGCTCCGGCTTTGCCATTATGACCCGCAACAATATTGAAGCATGGCGCGGCAATATTACCGGACGCAAAAAGATGTGGCAGATCGGCGAGGCGTTTAAAGACTGCCTTGGCCCGGAAACCAAAAAATACATCTGCGCTCCCTGCTCCAACTGCAAAGGCCAGATACGTGAAATTCTGGAACACAATAATTTGTACGCAAAAAACAGCTTTGCTTACGGCGGCCTTGTGGAACTGATCGTCAACGCCATGGTGAACGCCAACCCCAGCTTCATCAAGTGGGAAGGCGAAGAAGAATAA